From a single Phragmites australis chromosome 7, lpPhrAust1.1, whole genome shotgun sequence genomic region:
- the LOC133924313 gene encoding aspartic proteinase nepenthesin-1-like has product MEAVRLLRLLVVVVIAASCTTGALAATPQLKGLRMHLTHVDAHGNYSRLQLLQRAARRSHHRMSRLVARATGVPVALSSKAVASGGDLQVPVHAGNGDFLMDLAIGTPALAYSAIVDTGSDLVWTQCKPCVDCFKQSTAVFDPSSSSTYATLPCSSSFCNDLPTSTCTSASKCGYTYTYGDASSTQGVLATETFTLAKTKLPGIAFGCGDTNEGDGFSQGAGLVGLGRGPLSLVSQLGLEKFSYCLTSLDDTSKSPLLLGSVADISESAATSPVQTTPLIKNPSQPSFYYVSLTGLTVGSTHITLPRSAFAIQDDGTGGVIVDSGTSITYLEMKGYRALKKAFVAQMALPTADGSGIGLDLCFQAPAKGVDQVSVPKLVFHFDGSADLDLPAENYMALDSGSGALCLTVMGSRGLSIIGNFQQQNFQFVYDVGPDKLSFAAVQCNKL; this is encoded by the coding sequence ATGGAGGCAGTACGGCTGCTTCGTCTGTTGGTGGTCGTGGTGATCGCGGCCAGTTGCACCACCGGTGCCCTGGCCGCGACGCCCCAGCTCAAGGGCCTGCGCATGCACCTGACGCACGTGGACGCGCACGGCAACTACTCGAggctgcagctgctgcagcgggcggcgcggcggagcCACCACCGCATGTCCAGGCTCGTGGCGCGGGCTACCGGCGTGCCGGTCGCGTTGAGCAGCAAGGCCGTCGCGTCGGGCGGCGACCTGCAGGTGCCGGTCCACGCGGGCAACGGCGACTTCCTGATGGACCTGGCCATCGGCACGCCGGCGCTGGCATACTCGGCCATCGTCGACACCGGCAGCGACCTCGTGTGGACGCAGTGCAAGCCGTGCGTCGACTGCTTCAAGCAGAGCACGGCGGTGTTCGACCCGTCCTCGTCCTCCACCTACGCCACCCTGCCGTGTTCCAGCTCCTTCTGCAACGACCTGCCCACCTCCACGTGCACGTCGGCGTCCAAGTGCGGCTACACCTATACCTACGGCGACGCCTCGTCGACGCAGGGCGTCCTGGCCACGGAGACCTTCACGCTGGCCAAGACGAAGCTCCCCGGCATCGCCTTCGGCTGCGGCGACACGAACGAGGGCGACGGGTTCTCGCAGGGCGCGGGGCTCGTTGGCCTCGGCCGCGGCCCCCTCTCGCTGGTCTCCCAGCTCGGCCTCGAGAAGTTCTCCTATTGCCTCACCTCCCTCGACGACACCAGCAAGAGCCCGCTCCTCCTCGGCTCCGTCGCCGATATCTCGGAGAGCGCGGCCACCTCGCCGGTGCAGACCACCCCGCTGATCAAGAACCCGAGCCAGCCGTCCTTCTACTACGTATCCCTGACGGGCCTCACCGTCGGGTCGACGCACATCACCCTCCCGAGATCGGCGTTCGCGATCCAGGACGACGGCACGGGCGGCGTCATCGTGGACTCCGGTACGTCCATCACGTACCTGGAGATGAAGGGCTACCGCGCACTCAAGAAGGCGTTCGTGGCGCAGATGGCGCTGCCGACGGCGGACGGGTCCGGGATCGGGCTGGACCTGTGCTTCCAGGCACCCGCGAAGGGCGTGGACCAGGTGTCGGTGCCGAAGCTGGTGTTCCACTTCGACGGCAGCGCGGACCTGGACCTGCCGGCGGAGAACTACATGGCGCTGGACTCTGGTTCCGGCGCGCTGTGCCTGACGGTGATGGGCTCGCGGGGGCTGTCCATCATCGGCAACTTCCAGCAGCAGAACTTCCAGTTCGTGTACGACGTCGGCCCGGACAAGCTCTCCTTCGCGGCTGTGCAGTGCAACAAGTTGTGA